The Anabas testudineus chromosome 5, fAnaTes1.2, whole genome shotgun sequence region GTCGAGGGCAAGTCTGATAAACTAAAAGCTGGTTCTGATGGGCGGATGTGTTCAAACGAGTAGACAGACTGGGGCGGCAGGGAGGAGTGTGTGCTGATTTCTTCGGCCCTCTGGTGTGGAGCTTGCAGAGGTTCCAAATGGTTAGGCATCAGAGTGGGCTCTATGGCAACCTGAGGAGGAGGTACTGGTGATGGCTTTGGAGGGGTGTTTCCAAACTTGATGACCGATGACAAAGCAGTTGGCTGTTGTGGCTGGGGTGATGCTTCCTGGCTCTGGCCTAGGACAGTGAGACCTCTCTTGTCAGCCATCTTTTCTGCTGGATTCTCTAATTTAATGGACTTGAAGAGCTGGCGTCCATTTTGTAGCGAGTTCAATGTGAAGGAGGTGTACAAGCCAGAGTGGATGTAGTCGTTACGGTTTGACTGCTTTGTGCCAGAGCCCAGAGCCACAGTACTACCTCCTCCTTTGGCCCTGTCACCAGACTCACCCTCCTGTAGGATGCTGTCTCTTCTTGTTACAGGAGGGATGCCTCCAACACCAATATCCCCTCCATCTGTTCTGTTAGCGGCATCTCCTTTCAAAATGTCAGGATAGGACACAAAGCGATACACAAACTTCTGGCCATTCACCTTCTTTATGATGTTCTGTAAGACACAGAAAACCAAATGCACAACAAACCATGTTACTTTTGTTACTTCACACTGTTGGTGAAAAAGCTACACCACTACTGTCTAAGCCAGAAGCacacagtgagagtgagagaagacTTCCCTCTACTAAAAAGGTACTGGGagcaaaaaatagaaaagtgaAACCACAGAAAACCCTTGTGAGTGGGACAGCTCTGTCCTTCCTGTCTGTACCAAACTAGCCGCCACTAAAGCTGCAGCCAAACATACCAGAGCAGCCCTGCCCAGAACGCCCACAGGATCAGGCTGTGCTTCTGACAAACCgcaagcagagagagacagacagcaatGCCACTAACCAGGACTTCAGCCATTCTGAGATGCAATTAAGTAGTATTTTGCTATCTGCTGGTGCACCTATCTAGCTGTGCATTATAATTTGCTGCAGTGGTACCACATGATAACTTAATAATTGTTACTGAGAAAGGGTACGAGAGGAGGATTATTCCCTCTGTACATCACACTACTCGTTGCAGTCTGTATCTGGAGTGAGATGATGCAGAGCCAAACCACAGTGTGAGATGACTGACTGCACCAGCATAGTTTGTGACAAAGTGTACATTTTCAGCTGCTGTAAGAAGCACAAATGATGCTCTGCCTTCTTGATAGTGGAGCCTATGGAGTTCTATTTGTATCATAATCATTGCcacagttttcagtgtgttcaTTATAGTGTCTGTTAAAACCGTAACGCTTAATGGTTTTGGTTACAGTTGGAAAATCAATTCAGgagtaaaaaacaacacaaaataaaattaaggaACACATGAATTCTCTACAATGTACTGTGGTCAATCCAACAGCCAGGGGCATGTTTTTCCAAGCTTGAGGGATGACATATTATTTTAGTTGTGGTCAAGTCTAATTCATATTGTCTGCATCTCTGTTTCTGCAACAGTGTCCATGATGTAAATTTTGTCACCTTCCTGGTGCGTGAGGGTTAGGATGGACTTTGTATATATGCTGTCTGTGTGCCCAAACATTTGTGTCTGCAGTGCCAGACAACAAACTCTATGCTCATTTCATATATTAAACATATGTaaagtttatttcagtttccttAAAACTGTTCCTGAGAAGTGGTTACACACTTTATGTGGTTCAGTCAAATAGCACAAACAAAGGAGCTCTTCTTCTCACTGTTGCTAATGTGCAGGATTTGTCCTAATGTTTCGTAATATGCATGTGTAAAAGCTGGTCCTGTGTGTATCTGCAATTGTACTATGAATAGAATGAGAGTGTCCATTGGAGGGTAAACAGAAAGCATGAGCTGTCCTTTAGGACTTATGTTTAGTGTCTACTGTCTACTATGATATTGTAATGCTCAAGTTTAGTTGGATTTCTTCAATCTAGGATAATGAGCTGCTATCTTTACCTTATCATAGTAATATCTAAGAGCCCTGCTGAGTTTGTCGTAGTTCATATTTGGCTTGTTCTTGCGGGCTCCCCACAGCCGAGCCACCTCCTCCGCCTGCAGCAGTTTGAACTCCCCTTCCTCATTGGTCCAGCAGATCAGCTGCTCATTACTGGAATCCAACAGAAGCTGGAGAAGGAACTGCCACAGCGTGACAGAGTTGTCCATGTCTctcactggaaaaaaaaaaaagaataaataaataaataaaaaataagtgaCGAGAAAAATGTTTAGGCTCATCAACTGCATACATGCTGCTCACAGTGTAACATTGTGTCCCATTATCCCACAGAATATCAGCTGGGGCATAATACTGTGGGTCAGCTCACTTTATTCTGACAGTACAAAGTGCTGCAACATGATTCTTGTCTTTGCTGCAACTCACCACCTTCAGTCAACCAAATAATTGGTGCTCCAGAAAACAGCATATGTATTAAtagcagaaaacagacacaagatGCAGATTGCAcaaaaactgttatttttacCTGATGGTCGTCCAAAATGAGTGCTGGGCAAAAATCTTGTGTAATATTTATCTAACAGCCAAAGAAATAGGCTGTTTTGCAGCACCCTGTGCACCATCTGGTGCGAACACTATTCCCTCATGTGGTCTCCACATTCCAGGATGATAATGCCTCTGTACACCCTGCTGAATAAAGCCAAGTGTGGTTTCATTAACAGCTGGATAAAGTCAAACACCATCCAGGCAAATCCCTCCATGGGGATTTCTGCTGCATGAAGTGAAAAGTGAATTTTCACCTTTTGCATCCCACTGTGAGCTGAAGTGAGCATGAAGAATTAAAGTATAGTCATCCTCTCTCTGGAGTTAAGGGCAACAGTGACAGCTTTCTAAAAAGTTTGAGGCTGTTCAAAAGGTAAAGTGTGGCTCTACTGTTGTTAAAATATTGTCATACAGCTACACATGATGTCCAACCGCTCATGTTAAGCCACTTACTGAGGAACAagataattacatttttctgttaaaaaCACCTCTCAGATGTGTCACGATAATGTGGCTACAGACTCAATTCTTAGGGCCAGACATcttgtttataaaaaaatgacatgccACAGTGTATACGTAATCATATAAATGAGCAATCATATAAATAAGGAACATACACTGAGGAAAAATGTTCACCAAACAAGAGTATAAATTATTAGTGATTAACCTACTGTTGATCATTGACTAGGGCTGCTACTGtggcaaatgaaaaacagaaacaatttgaACAAACAGTCACAGCAGGGTCATTGCTCAGTTGCTGTATTTTGGTGAGTGGagacaaacaaagaaatattaaatcCCAAAGCTTGGGAGTATGCAGGAAAAACtggttaaaaataataaaacattcattaataataattcattaatgCCCTTGGGGAAACTTTTGTCCACAGgcagacacatttaaacaccaAGCATTTGGGGTTTGCAACACTATAACATGTGGCTAGAAACTGGGACTggaaccaccaaccctggagTTTGGAGATGACTGCCCTACTGGCTAAGGTTAAGGTCTGTTCAGATTAAAAATAggtgaaaaaaggaaacaggctTCCCCTTACCTGACAGAATCTTAATACATCGTTCAAAGCGAGttgacacaaacactgaacaacatttATTCAACTTTATTCACCCTATAACGTACATAGCAAGACCAGCATACCTGTTGTGCTAAAACCTTCAATCAGACAAAACTTGTTTGGGTTTTTAAAACTGCTCGCTGGACATTTTGAGCTATCATTATGGGCCCTGTGATAGACCTCCTATAAACCAAATTCTGAATCAATTATTCAAGAACATAATTGATAGTATAATGAGAATTGTTAGTTCCAGTATCATCAACACAGAATGTATTACTCTTGGATATTTAGCACTTTTTAAACGTCTTATTCATGCCTGTATTTATCTATATTCAGCTACATTCCATTTTTAAGAACTAAACTAGAAACTACGTGATTACAGTCTAGGTATTTCATTATCCAAGAGCtattgtctgtctttgtcttgaaAAATAAACACCAACCAAGTGATGATGAACGTATTTTTATTCCATTGCGCTAGTTGACTTGTTGAGGGGCTTTGCTGCAGTCTTTGCAGGTTTTCAGTATGATAACCTATGCCAAAAGTAAAGGCCCTAAACACCAGTGGGACacccacacaggtgttttcactttggCTCTCAGGTTTGTGTGGGCATGTACTCAACATGTTGAACTGACACTTACCTCACTTGTTGTTGCACCTTTCAGATTGGGACACTGAATTATTTTAGGTATGTGGTGTTTTGGAAATTCTGCAGACTCCCAGGATTACTGCTCCCATCTTcgatttgaaaaaaaaaaaatgtgatcacCCAAACCAAGTTAAACACCTTTCTTATCTATTGAGTATTATTCCCTAAAGCAATTTACAGCACAGAACATGTTCTGCAGATCATAGATGTGTGAGTTAATACTGTAAGTGACAATGAGAGAGAGCCCAAAAGTGTGATCAGTGTAGGTATAGATGTACAGTGTGGGTGGATATTACAGAAACCTGAAACAACTATCAAGTGTCTCAGAGAGCAGGCCACTCTTTGTCTTTAGAACAGCTTCAGTGCTCCTtctcctgctgtctctgttAATCCTGAAACTCTGTATTTGAACATGAGAGGAGGAAAATTATTTCCCAATAGAAGGTTCATTGGTGTTTAGAAAGATGGTTGAGGCAGTCATGAACAAAGAAGTCTTCATTTAGCTTTATGGTAAATGCTCAGACCTTAATTCTACCTCATTTTTGCATTAGTCCTGCTGTATTTGTGTTACCAAGACAAATGTGTGCTTCTATTAGGCATTTTTCACTGCTTACTGGGTGTTGAGTGAGAGTATCTGCAACATGTTTGTGGCCGTCTTTAGATACAGACCAATCCATTCCATCTGAATAcatttgaaagtaaaataaaaaaaattaacctTTAAGATTTGCATTACCTCTGCTGTGCTCTTTCATAATTTTGAGATCACTATGGCTTCAGTTCAGCTGATGTCTGACACCTCCTACTGGAATACAGGCCGTTTCCAAGGGATCCCCAGAGTTCGctgtcctttgtttttctctatcTAATAAAAGGTCTATCCCATTTTCTTGATGTTTGCCTGCAGCGCACACTGCCAAGTGTGCTTTGGCAGTttgctttcctcttcttcctttgcGGGTTCCATATCAAAGCTCATCTGGTGATGTCTGATACTGATTTTTGTAGCATGTGCCTAATCTATCTCTATCTACTCCTTACAATTTTCTCTTCTGCTGCTAGTTGTTGAGTCCTCATTGACAGATCATTACTGTTAATCTTATTTGGTCAGTGGATCTTAAAATTTTTCTTAGGCAGCTGTTATTGAAGGTTTGCACCTAATTCATTTTGAATAAAGCACCAGGTGTATAGCTTTGTATTTTTCCTGTAGATATCAAGTCCTACTTGTGATGAGGCTTGCCCCGCATTTAGTAGCTTACCATTTGATGATAGCTGTGGACAGCAGTGCAAATTTATCTGCAAAGTGTAAAACATCCTGTTGTGTCCACAAAGTCACTAAGGATTAGTATCATTTAAAATTTCCTATACTGCTAACTTTACAAAATCTACTTTCTTTTAACAGCATCATGTTTCTTTCCTGCTAAACACAAAGAAACtcttaattttattaaaataattcattggttgtttttttttttgcatatttgatgcttttctttcattaaaagttaaaacaaatataaaaacactgcaaatccCATATACAAATCCCAAAGATGCTATTACTTATGacaaaaaagcataaaatatgAATCTTTAAGAACTGGCAAATGTTTATCACAAAATATCTCTAACTAATGTTGTGTAATGTGGGCCTGCAACTAAAGATTTCAATCTTGATTAATGAACTAGTTTAGaatcagaaaacatgaaaaaactaCTCGCTCAAAATGTACTAAAACCCAAGGTATATCATATTTTGTCTGACCATCAGTACATAACCACAAGACATCTAGTTTACTCTTAAAGAAGACAAAACCAAATCATTTCTTgtataaatgacaaaaatgactGCAGCTCTTTTGTAAAGACTGAGGCACTACAATGAAGTTTGaattatacaaataaagatGTATGATGATCTCTGATGTTGAATACAATAAGTGCTGCAATTCCcaacaaacacataacacaaatatattatattgCAGGGTATCCCCTCAGGAAACTGGTTACTAGTAGCTTGTACCAAGGTATCAAACAGGGACTGAACAAGCAGATTCCAGCTAAATGTACCCCAATCTATTGCACCTCCCCCATCAGCTTTTGCAGTCATAATGATGAATCTTAAACTCAGACCAGATAATCTTTCGTCAGTTGTCTACAGACTGCTTCTTAGCCCACTGCAAACACCTTTGCAGACCTCCTCTAAGTGGCTGTCTGCTCATGTAACTAGATGAAGGGTTACATTTTGCGGCGCAAGCCTTCTAACATCACCAGTGCTCCTCTATGAATGGCTGCCTCCCACATCGCAGATGTTGTGATGAGATGTCTTGTGTTCTGATCCAGTTATAGAAAACCATTTGAGATTGACGCTATTGTAAAGGCCCATCAACTCCAGTTGTCttggtgataaaaaaaacagccctCCTGTCATCCTcaatctctttttttattcaaagttTGTTAGACAAAGCTTAGAGCCCACTCTCTATAATCCGATCCAGCTgtgcacgcagacacacacacacatttacccATTGGCACCATACAAAAGTCCCATCTCCCATTGTAGGCTTTCTGGCCTTCACAAGCCAGCTACTAAGGTTTTTTCGTACCATCTTGAAGTGGCACACAAAAAATGCACTGTCAACAAGTTGAAATACATCCTGATATAACTCcctatgtgtttttgtttttttttgctattttgtcCACTCCATGTCTCAGGCTGGCTTTGACTTGTGCTGTGTGGCTTGTCAGTATCTGTCaacgcttgtgtgtgtgtgtgtgtgtgtgtaatcttcTTATTGGGACGAGTAAATCTGCCCTGACTCATCCAGACCTGCTGGGCTGGAGacacacccccccacacacaatCTGTCCCGAACAGTTTTGTtaaaactgctgaaaatagGACATAAGTGCTGCCAGGGAGGAAAGATTACCGGTGAACGTTATGTAACCCAACGTCTGACATGATCTGCAAACGTTATCTACGGAGCACCGAGATAACGAGGTCACATCAACCATAAACCTCGATCATAAGGTTTTCATCATGCGCAGTAACTCGGAGTGAAGGGACTGCTTCTACTGTCACAGAGCCCGACACCCACACAGACGACAATAAAAGACCACTTGTTGATGAATAATGTTAGTTTCCTTACAGCCAGTACGGGCTACCCGGGAATTTAAAGTTGCAGGGTGTGAGCTGACATGTTGATGTGGTGTTAGCATGTGTGTCGAAGCAGCCGaggacacaaacaaaccaatcaAAGCGTTTTCATTCCTCTGCTAGCTGTAAGTTAGCTAACGTAGCTTCACGTTAGCCTGCCTGCTAAGATTACCTCGCTCGCAGCGCCCGAAGGATTTCCGAGTCGTCGAGCCGCGTCGAAATATTCCCAAACCATTGCTGGAACGTTTTCTATACAGTCCTAACTCAAGAAACAAGTTTCAAAGTGACTGTCAAGCAAATACctaaacataaaatacattaaactgCGTTTGGCGTCTACTGACGATATATCCTCTCAACAGGAAATAATGTGGCATTCACTGTCCCTCGTACACTCGATACTATCGGATTGTTTTCCAGCTAGGGCGTTCGCTGgaagacataaaataaacttAGGTTTGTTTGCAGGCGGAGCTATTTAAGATAGAAATTATGCAAAATATGGCTAAGATAGTTGAAAGTAACAAAAGGTGTTCAATTATgcatttaattcatattttcagAGTATTAAAAACGTGACGACTAAAATGGAACATTTAGATAAAAATACGTTAATATTAAAAGGAAAATTCTTTACGTATTCGGCCCTATTTTACTTGATAATTCgatttgcttgtttttaactGAAACGTTTCATCTTAGCATCTCTTGCCAGCAAAGATCCCCACGTTTGTATAAGTCGGTCAAAATTCCGATGCTCACCGAAGCCCAAAAAGGTGTCACCGTAGACTGAGatcacttcctctcttcttctctggtcatggtttaatgttgtgttgttacTACGGAGCCTCTTAAGGGTCACAGCAGTCACATTTAACCAGCACTGAAGAGCACGGATTGACTGATTGAGACAAACTACAGCTCCAGATGATTCTGATAGTCCACAAAGTCATTTTGGTCAAAAACTATATGAATCTCTCAGTAGAGCTAGGCAGAGAGGTGGTGGACAATACAGTACACCGGCCTCATCCAGGGACAGCTGGGTTCAGCTCCAGCATCCCGGTGACCCACAgttcactgtagctgcaggtgatcTGCCACTCTGGCTGAACCTCCACTGAGTAATTCATTTAGTGTTTAGCCATCATCAGCTGTTCAAGCAGCCTCGTTAACTGTGTCCATCTTACTAATCAGGTTACATATATGTTAATACACTGTTATGGTGAAGTATACAGGTGGTACCGGGgatgctggagctgatcccTGTAGATCCCTAATTAGATGGACTTGAACTATGTCTGCGGATCAGACTAATGAATCTGTATGATCCAAACAGTAAGTCCAGTCAGGTTATGTTAATACACTGTCACTGCTGGTACAAAACAATTGATATTGGGGGATAACACAGACTTTTTGGCATATTAGGAGATGCATTTATTGATAATTGCTCCTCTCAAAAGAGCTCTAGTAGGATACACAGGTGCTCGGCCACTCCACATATAGATGTTTAACCATCAAGAACTAGCAGGTGCAGTCAGGAGCATATGAACACGTCTGTAGTCACAATCCACAGGACCGTTTCAGATCTGAGATCTACAGGGACCTGCAGTCTGTACACCCCTTACAGCTCCAGCTGGATGTGTTattcactgtagctgcaggtgatcTGCCTCTCT contains the following coding sequences:
- the elk4 gene encoding ETS domain-containing protein Elk-4, coding for MDNSVTLWQFLLQLLLDSSNEQLICWTNEEGEFKLLQAEEVARLWGARKNKPNMNYDKLSRALRYYYDKNIIKKVNGQKFVYRFVSYPDILKGDAANRTDGGDIGVGGIPPVTRRDSILQEGESGDRAKGGGSTVALGSGTKQSNRNDYIHSGLYTSFTLNSLQNGRQLFKSIKLENPAEKMADKRGLTVLGQSQEASPQPQQPTALSSVIKFGNTPPKPSPVPPPQVAIEPTLMPNHLEPLQAPHQRAEEISTHSSLPPQSVYSFEHIRPSEPAFSLSDLPSTSPTPSLVPDSSQELVIDSDIESGSSQPTDAQAPEATNTQQQEKVDCGISLPGDETSLVDTETSSSSVSSSTTISIQSSGKTRKPPKVLQISPPALLVTTSDFSPMNLCSPSLPTASLTPAVLQTPTLLLTPSPLLSNIHFWSTLSPVAPLSPATRRQGAHLFQFPTVLTPQFQIPIHSMDGTNTPGPISPDPQKT